CCTCGGCCCAGCCCTGGATCCACCCCGCAGCCCAGCTCTGGATCCGTCCCCCAGCAGCCTGCACCCCAGGCTCTCCCAGCTCCAGAAAGCAAACCCTCAGCCCGGGCCCCTGCACCGGCCCTGGGCGGGTTGCCTCCGGACCCTACCACAAAAGCACCCTCTCGATCCAGGAAATCAGGTGGGCACAGGGTCCCCCAGAGGCTGGCTCATTTCGGGTCGTGGCGTTGGTTGACACGTATCCTGGACCTGTGCTTGTGGGGTGTGCGGGTTTGGGGGTTTCGCGTTTACCCAAGAGACTAGGATTCCTGGATCTCGCCATTCCCCACCATCCTGAGTCTCAATGAAGAAGGCAGCCACGCGTACATGTCGACATTTGCCTTGGCTCTGAGACGATACTAGCTCAACAGGAGTCAGGAGTGCCGTGCGgctgctcaaaaataaaaagcaaggatGTGTTAACAGAAATATACGGTTTAGGACGAGGGAGGTGGTCATACTCCGCCCTCGTCGGACTATCCTTGTGTGCTGTAAAAGATGCTTCACAATCCAGTCCAAAAGAGATAGTGCAGGTTAATGGGGGATGAGAGGGCAGGGAAGCAAGAACCATTTGACGTATGAGGTTTGGTTGAAGGCATCGGAGGAAATCTGTCAAGTGAATGTTGGGAGCACACTTGCTCCGTGTTGCCCTCCGACGTCTGACTAAGCGCCCGGGAGTAGGGTTGCTGAATACAATACAGGACACccagtaaaatttgaatttcGGACAGACAAATGATTTTTTAGTGTGTGTCCTAACATGGCATGGGCattctgcagtttttttttttaatttttttttcaacgtttatttatttttgggacagagagagacagagcatgaacgggggagaggcagagagagagggagacacagaattggaagcaggctccaggctccgagccatcagcccagaacctgacgcggggctcgaactcacggaccgcgagatcatgacctggctgaagtcggacgcttaaccgactgcgccacccaggcaccccaagggcattctgcagttttatttgctaaatctggcagcCTTTCCTGTGGAAAACACCATAGACAGGCAGATTTCTGCTCAACACGAAGAAGACATTTCCGACGATTAGTTCTGTCTGAAAATGGAATGGCTGTCTAGGAAAAGTGGTCCCCCGTCTTCTTGGGTAGCCGGGGTCCGAATGAACCTTGGATTGTGTAGAAGGAATTCGAGTGGCGTTCAGGAGACGGGCTGGTTCATACTTTTGCTAATAGTGGTAATAACTAACTAACTCTCGCCACTGGGTATCAACGATGTACCCAGCATTCGGCTCAACTGTCTATGTTAACCTTCCCGTTTGACGGTCCTATAAAGGAGCTACTGTTATCATCGTCTCccttttatagatggggaaactgaggctcaaagaaatcAAACCACACACTCTCAAGCAAGCAGTAGTAGCGGGGAGAGGGCAGCCTCCATCTACTCTGATTCCACTACCCTTGCTCTTCACTGTGACATTGATTGACCTTCTGGTCCCAAGAGTCCGGTGGTTTCCCCAGGAGGAAGAACACCCTTCTCTGGGATTCTGTTGAATTCACCGTGAGCCAGTGCCGGTGGCTCTATGGTCCTGAGCAGGCCACGCTCTCTGGGCTGCAGCTTATTCCTCTGCGACGGTgtggatacaaaaaaaaaaaaaaaaaaaatgtggggtttAGTCAGAGAGCCAGATCCAACATACCACTGTGACAACAATCCTATTTCCATGGCTAAGAATCAATTCATTTTTAACATGTAGAAATAGTTATAAGTGTGATATATCATGTGTATTGTGATCACCAACCACGGACATAAACATTTCTGGATTACGGCCTTCAGAACGGGTATCTGTAGAAAGCAAAATTTTCCATCCCCAAATCTTTTGATGAATGCATGTAGCTCACCCCTGGGGAAAGGATTCTGCTTATTGAGATGGCCGAGCAGGAAACAGTGATGACCTGTCAGCGGTTACAGTGGACCCCCTACACTTCTTCTGCCAGAAGAATTTTCTCCCTTTGAACCGGAGTGGGAAACAATGTTGGCGATAAGGGACAAAGgcctttatttaaataaagggTGCCATTTTCTAAAATCCAAATCTCTTTGTATGCAGAAAACATTGTAGTTCAGGAAAGTACAAGTCTTCCACTCAAATGGCTATAATCGAAAGATGgacaggggcacccggggggctcagtcagttgagcaaccgacccttgatttcaggtcaggtcacgatctcatggtcatgagatcgagccctgcgttgggctctgcactgacagcatgaagcctgcttgggattctctctttctctccctctccctctctgcctgtctccccagctcatgctctctgtctctcaaatcagtaaacttaaaaaaaaaaaaaaaaaaagtgaagttaccatgtgacccagcaattccactcccaggtacATACCCAggagaattaaaaacacaacatccgtacaaaaacttgtacgtgaatgttcacagcagcttcaGTAATAATAGTCGAGAAGTGGGGGGAAGAAACTCAATATCAaccacctgatgaatggataaacaacgtGAGGggtatccatacaatgaaatactatctGACATATTGACACGTGCTCCCACACGGGTAAACCTCAAAGACATTAGGCTAAGTGAGAGAAGCTACTCCCCCAAAAGCCCAcatgtgtgattccatttatgaaaGGTACAGAATGGGCAAATTTCTTGCCAGGAACcgggggcagtgggggaaggcAGTGCCTGCTCAGTGGTTATGGGGCTTCCTTGGGGgacagatgaaaatgttctggaattagtaaTGATGGTTGTACACCTCTGTCGATTGACCGAAACCACTGAAAACTTTAAGGGGTAAATGTCATGTACAGGAATtaaaagcctattaaaaaaattgttttaacagagaaaaaagaccAATGTTGCCTTTAGAGTCCCTTCCTTCCCCATTCCAGAAAAAGTATCTGTCGTGGGCGGGTCTAAGCAGGAAGGGTGCTGAGTCTGCCCGGTGGACCGCTGGCCGAGGTTTGGTCGGAAGAACCTGTAGCTCGGTCAGGAAGCCAGGCCTGAAGTCACTGCACGAGGAGGGAGTTATCCGCCAGGAAGTCCCCTTGGGTAACAGCACAGCATCTCCGAGTTCCGCTGGGATCCTTGGCAGGGGACACATGGGAGACAAGTTTGGGGAGGCGTCTCAAGGACCGTAAATCAGAGCAGCAGCTGGCTTCTGGATAAGTCAGTGAACCCCGGGCAAATGGACCTTGGACCAATGTCAGATGCCCCCTCTCGCCGAGCGGATGGTCCCCTGCTGCCGTCTGTTCCCGTGAAGTCTGTCCAAGGAGCACCGAATGAGTTAGCACCCCGGAGCCGAAGCCCACTTCTTGAATCTACTTGTTGTAAGGGCACAGCCCATAtattctctgagcctctgtttccctaTTTGCAAACTGAGAATGGCGATATTCCACTCGGCAGGGTTGTCCTGACAGACCAGAGGATAATGacgaggggagggaggaagcattGCTCCGGTGTGAGCTGTTAACGGCATGATTTTGCAATCCCCAGGGAGCTGCGGTCCCTAAAACAACCagcttcccctgctctctctcctgtgtctccctggctcCCGCCGGCCTCCTGGAGGCCGGGGGTCCCtcatctgtctccttctctgtccaccCAGGGTCTCTGACTCGTGCGGGGCCACGGGCCTTCTGTTCCTGTTCCGCTTGCCCCGGAAGCTCTGCTTGCTGGCGTCGTCTGGGCCTGTGTCACAGCCGCATCTTTGATGTCCTCCTTCCTCTATCCTGGCCGACCATGCCAGGAAGAGGATTTCCAAGCCTCCTCACTTTCTACAGGTTCTGGAGCGCGTGGGGGGCTGGACCCTCAGGGCACACAGTTCCTGGGGTCAGGCTCTGCCCCGGACCATAGTAGCAGCCATGGGTAACTTCTTCTTGGGAAGCCCAGGCAGAAAGGAAGCCTCTCCCGGGGTGGCCAGTTCCTGGGGTTTGGCACCCTGCCCTTTCTGACCAGACCCACACCCCCAGGGTACCCCCCCCTGCACGGAGGGGTGCCAATTTTCTTCCTTACTGAAAATGGCTTCTTTGGGAGGCacgtttttcttttctccatgggCCCACTGCTTCCTCAGAGACTATGCCCTCACAGCCCTTAGTAAATCCCCTGTCACCCAGAGCTTTGTGATTAAATGCTGTGTTTGGCGATTGGCCGCCTTCTCTGGCCCATACCACAGCTGAGAGCTTCTGGTTCTTGACCCGCATCTGCACTACCCCCCAGACTTTAGTGACAGATGCTGATTGCAACTCACACGTGCCCTTGGTAATAGCAAGATCCCCACTCCTTCAGCGGTTGCCGGCTACTTCCGGCAGCTCCGCAGGAGACATGCCCCCAGGCTGGGCAGCCTCCCGTAGAGTCTTCCACGGTATCtggccttcctttcctcttccacgGAGCCATCAGGAGAAAGCCACCCCTCATGGGAAGACCCCTGTGCAGAAAACTGGACTGAACGTGTCAGTCCCCCTGCCCAGTGGTGCAGGGCTCTGTGCAAGGGGAGCCCTCATCATCTGCCCCCAGTTCTGGGCCCCAGAGTAGTTGCACCTGTATTCAGGGTCTCACCCGATGTCCACGAAGCGGCTTCCCACTTGGGGATCTCACACCCCTCACCCAGAAGCAGagcccgcctccccctccccctcatcctGCTCCTTCTCTTGGCTGGTGTCTCCACCACCAAATCCCCTCTCCTGTCCATCCTTGAAAAGCACCATCTCTCAGACATACGAGAAGCAAACGGATACCCAGGTGTGTTGGGAGAACATGCGTAAAGCCAAAAATACAACCTGGTAAGTCCCCGTCGAGGAATGATCTGCCCACCACTCGCCTTTACTGACTCTCCTCCCACACACTTAGTATTCCTATCCATCTGGTGCTAAGCCGAGCCACGGATTCGTATCACTTAAAAACCAACAAGCGGGAGAACCTGTCCTGGATAGAATACTAAGCCCTGTGAGGAAAACCAGAACAGGGAACTTTACCCTTAAAAACCGTACCGTCTACGTGGTAAGCTGAGACCTGGGCCTTAGAATCTCAGATGCAAGCCGGAAAGTGACGTCTGTCCTAGAGATGTTCTAAGAGCTTCAGGAAAAGAGCGCTCGCTCCTAAATCAGGGTCCAGGGAGACTTTGCAGTGTCATTGGTATCTGAGCTGAGTCAAAAAGGGTCTTGGGATCCTCTGTGGCTTAAGATGAAAAGACAGAGCATCCTAGGTGGCAGAGGGAAAGGTAAAAGACTTAGAATTAGGCAagtgaggggaaggggcagagatccAGTCTGGCCGGGGTAAGACGTGTCAGTCTTGATTCCGCTCAAGGAATCCAGGGTCCATCATCTTGACACCCCTTGGTAGAGTGGAATGTGAGACCTTGGCCTGAAACACACAGTCACGTTGAATAAGGTTCTCTACTTCAGTAGGATTGATGTCACCATGGATACTGCATTTTGTCAAAGCCTTCCTCGGGAGCGTGATCATCTGTTTTCCTCGCCCGTGTGGTGGGCGTCATATGTTGTTTCCTCGGATTCCTCACCCCCAAAATGGAGTCACGTGACACAACCCGCTTCACATGGTGGTTGTCAGGCTTGAGGAAGACGCTGGGTGTGAGATGCTTGGCACGGGGCCTGGCACACCGCGGCCTTCGCCGCCTTCGTACCCTGCTCCCTGGGTGTTCCGGGGAGCTGGCACCCCAGGCTAGCCCATCCTCAGACGCAGGGACTCTCGCGACAGGGATTTATTGGAAGGGGTGGGCGGAATTGTGTCCCCCTGAGAGGAGGCTCGGTCACGGGGAGAAGGCGTTCCTGAAATCCCGAGGCCACCCTACGATTTCTGCTTTCCCTGCCTGTAGACGGGCACTAGAGTCCCAGCTTCCCCCAACCTGTGGGCTTTCTGTTTCGCTCTACAGAGAACCTGCAAGAAAACACTCCACTCATCGTAATTCACATGCTCCAAGCTCTCGGGCCTGCCGCTGTGGCTCTGGGAGCCCTGGGGGCTGCCTGTTACATCACTGAATCCTTGTGAACAAACCCCAGGCCCGCGGCCCGGCAGGTACGTGGACCCCCTCTGTGCCCGCTCCCCCTTGCAGAGCTGGTCCTCAAGCCACCGAGCCACCGTCCCTGCAGGACCGGGCCGAGGgagtgtctctccttctctgaatAAAGGGGGAATTTATGGGTGGGCCAAGCCCCCAGCCTCTCGGGGAAAGCTTAAGAACCGAGGGACTCTTCCTGGATTCAAGGTCACCTGGCTTTGTCAAGCAGCCCCGACGCTCTTGGACAATGCCAGACCCATACTGGGATTGTCAAACCAAGGTTTCCCCAACCCCCACCGGCCTGGGATACCGGACGGGAGAAAATGGGAGACGTGGAGCGGAGGTTCCTAGCCAGGCTCCTAggggcagagcctgagacagggattTGGGTGCACAGGATTTGTGGAGGAAAAAGGGAGTGAGGGAGGTAAGAGGACAGAGGACGGAGTAGAGCGAGGAGGAGGTCAGCGGGGAGTCCAGCTTCAGCTCGACCCCAGGGGAGCTTTGGCGCGTGAATTACACCACAGAGCTGGTGGGGATCTGGGTGGGCACCAGGAGCACCCACAGTTGTCCCCAGTGCCAAGTCCCCATTGCAGTGAACGCCTGCTAATGCTGGTCGGGTGGTAATGGCAGCTTTTCCACCCACCCCCAGACCTCCACCGGCCCCAAAATGGACAGGGAGCGGCCACAGCAGGGCACGAGGTGGGAACAGATGCTCAAAGTATCTCAAAAGCCTGACCCAGACAGTAAACTCACCACCTGCTCAGGGGCTCTGCTGCCTGATCGAGGGACTATTGTGGACGCACCTTAAGTTTCATGAAATTCCAGAGCCACCAAGAGGCTCTATTTCCCCATCTAGAAACAGGGAAGACCGTGGGGCCTTCTTCTCAAGATTATTGGAATATAAGATAAGGTGGCCAGGTGGCGGGTCTTGTTACTTCTACCAACCATGGGGGTGGTTGGAAACATGCAGGCTTTGGAGTAGGTCCCAGGCCTGACTCTGCTCCCTGGTGGCTGGGTCTTAGGGGACGCATCACTTAACTTCTGTGAGAGCCACGCCATGGCTAACGTAGGGGGCCTAGTGACGACCTCCAAGGGCGATGGTTTTGAGGATGCCCTGAGGGGATGTTCAGACATGCCAGGCGGGTCACGGGGGATGGGTAGATGGTGACCGGCAGTCCGAAGCATGCCCTTGAGCCATTTTGTTCTAGAGGCTCCTTACAACAGGGCCCACGGGTGTCAGCTTGGGTTCTGTCCCTCGAGGCGCGCAAGTTTAACGTCAGATCCCGATCCACACCCAGGATCTTTGGAGCCTGGGACAAGTTCCTTAACTCCTGacacctcatttttctttttgttaaatggAGGTAATGATAGTATCCCTCTTGCTGGGTTGACACCTGTAATatcacttcctctttttttttaattagcttccTTTTTAACTTCCACGCATTTATTTTCAAGGGAAATTTAGTTCTGGCCGTAAATGGAAAATCCTATCCCTTTCCATAAAAAGACTACACAGTAAATATACATCCAAAATGTCATGGAATTCTAGCCGATAAGGATACCTGAGAAAGCCTCCGCTTTCAAGGCAGTGCCCTGTGTGCTCCAAGGACAGGCAGGTGTCGGATGTTAAGACAGGCAGCGCCACACTGAGACGCTGTCTTCCACTTTAACCGGAGCTGAGAGACCCCGGGAATGGCAGGGACCCCAGTTACTTAATGTGAAGCATCATATATACTGCAGTTCACACAGTGCTGAGCCCTGCGCggagggtgcagggaggggaggaaggagatggTTGATggcaaggaagggaagagaaggtggccgggagggggaaatggagaggaggggagaggaatggAAACCCGTCCCGGGTCTGGAGGAGGTCACCCTCCCAGGGCCTGAGAGTGAATCAGTGGCAGAGTCAACAAGACCCCAGAGACTGAAGCCCCgagtgtgttgggggtgggggttcaaGTGGCTGGTGGGCCCTATGTCGCGGATGTCACTTAGAAACGCACGCAGTGCACGAACTTCACCCAGCTTTCTTCTGCTCCGAGGGGTAACTCCTTATGTCCTCTCAGGGTGGGCCCGGTGCCTGGATGCAGGGCTAGGGTGCAGCTTTCTCGGGGCCAGGTGAAACCAGCCCAGAGACAGGTCTCCAACCTGACCGGCTGGTCCGGCCAGCGACCAGGGACCAGGGACATGCTAGTCCTCTCTCTGCACAGAGCTGTCCCTCGACCACTCCGGTTTCccctgagggagagggaggctgtGCCACCCACCCTGAGTGGCCTGAGACAGGGTCCTTCCCAGACCCCACAGCCCTGATGAGGTGGCCTTTCTCCACGTAACCCACTGCTTTTGTCAAATTACTGTTCCAGCACTGGGATGGCACTGGGGTACTTGGAATGCGTTTTAACCGACCTCAGCAGGCCTAGCCTCTTCCAGACCTGCTTCTGTCCGAGCCTGTGCTACAGGGTCATATCCCATCATTGAGTAGACACTGTGAGTCTGAGGGTCTGATTATGGCACCACCagcagggggcaggagaggccTTTCTAGAAGCCTAGAGGTTGCAGTGACAGTTCCTGGACACTAGTCAAGCATAGTGTCTCCCACTCTGACTTCCCACTGTCCCCCACAAGAACCCCTGCGAACTCTGTCAACAGGCAAGTGGGGAAGCACGGCTGTGACATGTCAGTACTGACCATGTGCCCAGCACCACACCGGGTACGGTGAGACTTGATGACACCAAGGTCCACCAACAGCCGACGGCTAGGCTTGGGACTTTGAGGTCTGGTAAAGTCAGTGCATCTAGGCTGGCCAAGGCCCCCAAGAGAGGGGAACGGGATAATAATTCACAGGGAGACACAAATGCTTGCCTGACATCCAAGCTAGAAGGCAGAGTGCAGATGGGGGGAAAGAGTGTTCATTAATTAaataatgcattcattcattaaatattcctGGGGTATGTACCCTGTGCGATAGGAGTAAACCAAGACGGACAAAAGCCCTCCCCTGGTGGAGCCTGCATTCTTCTAGAGGGCACAGACAGACAATTGACAAGTCAACGAATAAGCAAGATCTCTTGATTGTGTGGCAAATGTTATGAAGGAAATAGAGACATAAAGTTGATCTGATAAAGAACAGAGAAGGTCAGAatgatcggggggggggggtgctcctgggAACAGGCTGGTCTGTAAAGGCTTCTCTGAACTGAGGCACACATGGCAGAAAGAGCCAGACTATGCAAATATGTCTGTGTTCTTGCAGACAGAATAGCAAATTCAAtagccctgaggcaggaaggagcctcaCACGTTTTGGGGGCCAGGCAAGAGGCCAGTATGACTGAAGCCGAGACCGCCACTGGAGGGACCAAGGTCAGGCAGGGCCTCGAAGATTTCTGTTGTGTTCCAGATGGGTTGGAAGCCCCAGCAGCAGGGCAAGAGCAAATTCTTATATAGCACTTCCTGTGTGCAGGCACTGTTCCGggtgctttacatatattcattcattcattctccccTCAGAGGGAAGTCTCTCAAGCTGCTGatttagatttcaaaataattgcAGGTCCTGTCAAGTAGAGAAtggaaaagggggaggaggacGAGATGGGAATTGTTTGCACTGCTCTAGGCAGGCAAAGATGGCACTTGGAACAGGGTGATGGCTCTTACGGATATAGAACCAGCAAGTCTTGCTGATAGATTGAATGAAGCGATGAGGGAAAGGAAGCCTCAAGGAGGAGTCCTTGAGGTGCCATTGCCAGAGGCACAAGGCACAGGAGGGGGCAGTAATCAAGAGTTCTGTTCGTTGTTACCGTTAAGATGTTGGACAACCAAAAGGACATGTCACATAGGCAGATGGATATATGGAAGTCAGCGGAAAAGCCCGGTCTTAGCTCTAAGCATAGGAGTGATTAGAAATAGCTGAGATATACAGCCACAGGCAGTGGCTAAGATGACTTGGGGAGAAGGCATAAATAGAGTAGAGAGCCAGGAACTGAGGCCAGGAAGAGGTCGTTTAGAAGTCTGCTAGTGAACAAAGGTGCCTATGGAGAAGACACCTACTGTGGGTCTGCTCTGGGTCTAGGCAAGTATGCAGGGTCCCTGTAAGTTCTCAGAGATAAGCAGAACGGATAGGTTCAGGTCAACAAGTGGTGTCCACAGGTAGGGAAAGGCAGCAAGGAGACAAGAATCTCAGTGGAAGGGGCTGAGCAGGGCTGGGACCTCTGATCATAAGGACCCTGCCGCTACCTTTCTGTTTGTCCACGGAGTGTGGACAGACAGACATGTGCTTCCCTTTCCTAAGGGGAAAGCACCCACTACAATAGGCAGGAATGTTTTTAGAAGGTGATATGGGAGCCAACTGCAGAATGAACGCCCAATGCGGATCT
The window above is part of the Prionailurus bengalensis isolate Pbe53 chromosome C1, Fcat_Pben_1.1_paternal_pri, whole genome shotgun sequence genome. Proteins encoded here:
- the SPATA3 gene encoding spermatogenesis-associated protein 3; its protein translation is MRKGKKKKPESRRRGSTPQHASSESSTPQHASSESTPQHASSESTPRPSPGSTPQPSSGSVPQQPAPQALPAPESKPSARAPAPALGGLPPDPTTKAPSRSRKSGSLTRAGPRAFCSCSACPGSSACWRRLGLCHSRIFDVLLPLSWPTMPGRGFPSLLTFYREPARKHSTHRNSHAPSSRACRCGSGSPGGCLLHH